One Brassica napus cultivar Da-Ae chromosome C4, Da-Ae, whole genome shotgun sequence genomic region harbors:
- the LOC106385462 gene encoding copper transporter 4, producing the protein MFTSKSNVVVEAWNTTTTQTQVQTPHRPSLIHPTFYWSYNCEVLFHGWPGSSRSMYALALIFVFSLAFLAEWFTRCSDAAASIKPEADKVAKVAFRTGMYAVKSGFSYLVILAVVSFNGGVFISAILGHAFGFVVFRGRAFRNVGRVDG; encoded by the coding sequence ATGTTTACAAGTAAAAGCAACGTCGTAGTAGAGGCATGGAACACAACCACAACGCAAACGCAGGTGCAGACCCCCCACAGACCGTCACTGATACACCCAACTTTTTATTGGAGTTATAACTGCGAAGTGCTTTTCCATGGATGGCCTGGCTCTAGCCGTTCGATGTATGCTCTTGCGCTTATATTTGTCTTCTCTTTGGCGTTCTTAGCTGAGTGGTTTACCAGGTGCTCTGACGCTGCGGCTTCCATCAAACCGGAGGCTGATAAGGTTGCTAAGGTGGCCTTTCGTACGGGTATGTATGCGGTCAAGTCTGGCTTCAGCTACCTTGTGATCCTAGCCGTTGTTTCGTTCAATGGTGGTGTTTTCATCTCAGCTATTTTGGGGCATGCTTTTGGCTTTGTCGTTTTTCGTGGCCGGGCGTTTCGGAATGTGGGTCGGGTTGACGGGTAA